Proteins from a single region of Urocitellus parryii isolate mUroPar1 chromosome 4, mUroPar1.hap1, whole genome shotgun sequence:
- the Ins gene encoding insulin, whose translation MALWTRLLPLLALLALLGPDPAQAFVNQHLCGSHLVEALYLVCGERGFFYTPKSRREVEEQQGGQMELGGGPGAGLPQPLALEMALQKRGIVEQCCTSICSLYQLENYCN comes from the exons ATGGCCCTGTGGACACGCCTGCTGCCCCTGCTGGCCCTGCTGGCCCTCCTGGGGCCTGACCCTGCCCAGGCCTTTGTCAACCAGCACCTCTGTGGCTCTCACCTGGTGGAGGCACTCTACCTGGTGTGCGGGGAGCGCGGCTTCTTCTACACACCCAAGTCCCGCCGGGAGGTGGAAGAGCAGCAGG GAGGACAAATGGAGCTGGGCGGGGGTCCCGGGGCAGGCCTCCCACAACCCTTGGCGCTGGAGATGGCCCTGCAGAAGCGCGGCATCGTGGAGCAGTGCTGCACCAGCATCTGCTCCCTCTACCAGCTGGAGAACTACTGCAACTAG